The proteins below are encoded in one region of candidate division WOR-3 bacterium:
- a CDS encoding ferritin family protein codes for MKIPDAVKALETALEAEKQGLQTYLNFAYQTKDESGKNMFIRLASDEFEHMTILEKQKMSVAEKECWINVKIPSSEIEQLVPKIKEKTKRIRGSEGLDQLLALRTALELEDNAIKFYREQEQKSTDPKAKEMYRRLRKMEQAHYELIQAEIDYIEKTGFWFNLREFSLELE; via the coding sequence ATGAAAATACCTGATGCCGTAAAAGCCTTAGAAACAGCGCTTGAAGCCGAAAAACAAGGGCTACAGACTTATTTGAACTTTGCCTATCAAACCAAAGATGAAAGCGGAAAGAATATGTTCATTCGCTTAGCCTCAGATGAATTTGAGCATATGACAATTTTAGAAAAACAGAAGATGAGTGTTGCGGAAAAAGAATGTTGGATTAATGTCAAAATCCCTTCATCCGAGATTGAGCAATTAGTGCCCAAGATAAAGGAGAAGACCAAAAGAATTCGTGGTTCTGAAGGTTTAGACCAATTGCTGGCTTTACGCACGGCTTTAGAACTGGAAGATAATGCCATTAAGTTTTATCGGGAGCAAGAGCAGAAAAGCACTGACCCTAAAGCCAAGGAAATGTATCGTCGACTCAGAAAGATGGAGCAAGCCCATTATGAATTAATCCAGGCGGAAATCGACTACATTGAAAAAACTGGCTTTTGGTTTAATTTGCGGGAATTCTCTTTAGAACTTGAGTAA
- a CDS encoding ferritin family protein: protein MQIFYSAVEVIEMAIKTEETGFAFYTDAAKTTRLKSLASLFTQLAQEEKKHKKFFNDLFSIVKRGPATIPFDWEEVGLYLKAITDSKFFLGKDKALSFLKRAKSPKALLDYALAFEKETLLFYHEIKNFVKPEEQDIVSKIIDQEKEHIRKLSQQKYALIKKI from the coding sequence ATGCAAATATTTTATTCTGCAGTTGAAGTTATTGAAATGGCAATAAAAACTGAGGAAACCGGATTTGCTTTCTATACCGATGCTGCCAAGACAACTCGACTCAAATCATTAGCATCGCTTTTCACACAGTTGGCACAAGAAGAAAAGAAACATAAAAAATTCTTCAACGACCTGTTTTCAATCGTCAAACGGGGTCCGGCAACAATTCCTTTTGATTGGGAAGAAGTCGGCTTATATCTTAAAGCGATTACTGATTCTAAATTCTTTTTAGGTAAAGACAAGGCGCTGAGTTTTCTTAAACGAGCGAAATCACCAAAAGCACTATTGGACTATGCGTTGGCATTTGAAAAAGAAACCTTACTTTTTTATCACGAGATTAAAAATTTTGTCAAACCCGAAGAGCAAGATATTGTGAGCAAAATTATTGACCAAGAAAAAGAACATATTCGTAAATTATCTCAACAAAAATATGCACTGATTAAAAAGATATGA
- a CDS encoding MTH1187 family thiamine-binding protein: MAIVDISVVPIGTQNPSVSEYVRKSVTLIKESGLKFQVGPMGTCIEGDLSEILKLILRLHEEQRKMGVKRILTTIKIDDRFDKPQTMQDKVNRVI, encoded by the coding sequence ATGGCAATAGTTGATATTAGTGTTGTGCCTATAGGAACTCAAAACCCAAGTGTCAGTGAGTATGTTCGAAAATCGGTTACACTGATTAAAGAAAGCGGGCTTAAGTTTCAAGTCGGTCCTATGGGAACATGTATTGAAGGCGATTTATCGGAAATCCTTAAACTAATTCTGCGTCTTCACGAAGAGCAAAGAAAAATGGGTGTGAAGCGCATTCTGACCACGATTAAAATTGATGACCGGTTTGATAAACCACAGACAATGCAAGATAAAGTCAATCGCGTCATCTGA
- the nifU gene encoding Fe-S cluster assembly scaffold protein NifU, protein MYSEKVMDHFRNPRNVGEIPDADGVGEVGNPVCGDMMTFYIKVKDNRLVDVKFKTFGCGAAIAVSSMVSEMAKGKTIEEALKITNQLVAEELGGLPPNKMHCSNLGADALHKAIENYLAKQKSVVSEKK, encoded by the coding sequence ATGTATTCAGAAAAAGTAATGGACCATTTTCGCAATCCTCGTAATGTGGGCGAGATTCCTGATGCTGATGGCGTTGGTGAAGTTGGTAATCCAGTATGTGGTGATATGATGACTTTTTATATTAAAGTTAAAGATAACCGATTAGTTGATGTTAAATTTAAAACATTTGGTTGTGGCGCAGCCATTGCGGTCTCAAGTATGGTATCAGAGATGGCAAAAGGAAAGACGATTGAAGAAGCCCTCAAGATTACTAATCAACTCGTTGCGGAAGAACTCGGTGGTTTACCACCCAATAAGATGCACTGCTCAAATTTAGGCGCAGATGCGCTCCATAAAGCAATTGAGAATTATCTTGCCAAACAGAAATCAGTGGTTTCGGAGAAGAAGTGA